The Plasmodium brasilianum strain Bolivian I chromosome 14, whole genome shotgun sequence genome contains a region encoding:
- a CDS encoding WD repeat-containing protein codes for MLNSKKYENLSKYDLNLSKNDIIKKKKKNDLKNILLFPSLFWFNGVFSPPIPLFKYDYGNTYNVRIKDYVTCSVHKHSVIIRRIRKNEILSISMFNDKKVLSCLFYIEIGQLLELAYFSKRPFSFPPSTAFTNEKGDKEGEKKGKEEGMQVEVVEMENKSMHVSPGRKTNYHLFCYNEKNEIHLYDVENNISVLSFCEKEQITSMHFNFLYINRKNSLYNKLQNDVYEGNIKVVNMDNVEKKIEQKNRYCFELLQEIWTRAGSGSDSGGDSGSGSGSGSGGDSGSDILKSVFYALIYGDSEGCVYLFIPQKKVKIKKILNKNEKIVFIETNVKEYFKIKSINDLLQKIKNNCYIFVAYKDKIHIINFYIFEIYFVVNLGEDKIFSLTSTFNYDLEENYLSFSTKSYVKIFNINKREELLHIELSAQHSLERGNSSSVKSEAVNSNLMQLYGDVVVRNNKFASSNCYYNDGGGVGVYCKADGVARIHAVEAEEEEEEEEEEEEQQGQKQKFQQKRQQQQQKPQGRQDGGPIWEKIEKEQKNYICVYFSAKDSNIYISKGKGMIYVYNIRENKMINCFNLRCKCIFYLFYFTLSKKEYLYVYDSEKYYCLYLINENNIIYKTFTLSAWVYHILCARTNILFSLGNENVYNIDLKRYKTAFFLKPIYYKNMNICVYLVKHPHLPIIAFINKNQLFGFFFQPLDVNGVEAGMEEVRYKRNETVIIPAIRENQNVISLCWFLKRKELLVADKRCINFEGYHNDEMLNVQGVCENGYHESTVTSIVYSEDSLQTREEWEQQKRKRRCERRSETEAIITSKKKYEHVHNKYYDTYLTVLNENALYLYNIANAELIQLSHTHHDLLNSTIFPLKGRKKFTASTKLNDMYYMFIFSENSLLIFDENLKFASCKIKIDERINKMYIQENIIFIHSNSYVYFSFLWPIVMCAYSKDILTSNTSTTEPIPETHCHTKKVLNVSGTSESVGASASANARNNDVTNKRADAWREDDKKKDKMNINLQIDSQLIAQFHNFYIFDNINKVGSNSGSKSSNSSSRG; via the exons ATGCTCAATAGTAAGAAATACGAAAATTTGAGCAAGTACGATTTGAACTTaagtaaaaatgatataattaaaaaaaagaaaaaaaatgatttaaagaatattttgttGTTCCCTTCTTTATTTTGGTTCAACGGGGTGTTTTCACCTCCCATAcctctttttaaatatgactATGGCAATACTTACAATGTTAGAATAAAAGATTATGTAACATGTTCAGTTCATAAACATAGTGTTATTATAAGAAGAATtcgtaaaaatgaaatattaagcATTAGTATGTTCAATGATAAGAAAGTTTTATcatgtttattttacatCGAAATTGGACAACTTTTGGAATTAGCTTATTTCAGCAAAAGACCTTTTTCCTTTCCACCCTCTACTGCTTTTACAAATGAAAAGGGAGACAaggaaggggaaaaaaaaggaaaagaagagGGGATGCAGGTGGAGGTAGTGGAGATGGAAAACAAATCAATGCATGTATCACCAGGGCgaaaaacaaattatcaTCTGTTTTGTTACAACGAAAAGAAtgaaatacatttatatgatgTTGAAAATAACATATCCGTTTTAAGTTTCTGTGAGAAAGAACAAATAACGAGCATGCATTTTAATTTCCTGTacataaatagaaaaaatagtttatataataaattacagAATGATGTGTATGAAGGAAATATTAAGGTAGTGAATATGGACAACGTGGAGAAGAAAATTGAGCAGAAGAACAGGTACTGCTTTGAGCTGTTACAAGAGATATGGACCCGCGCTGGAAGTGGCAGTGATAGTGGAGGTGATAGCGGAAGTGGTAGCGGAAGTGGTAGTGGAGGTGATAGCGGAAGTGATATTTTGAAGAGCGTTTTTTATGCCCTTATATACGGAGATAGTGAAGGGTGTGTGTACTTGTTCATCCCtcagaaaaaagtaaaaataaaaaagatattaaataaaaatgaaaaaattgttttcatCGAAACGAAtgtaaaagaatattttaagataaaaagtataaacgatttattgcaaaaaattaaaaataattgctACATTTTTGTAGCATATAAAGacaaaattcatataattaatttttatatatttgaaatatattttgttgtaAATTTGGGGGAGGACAAAATATTTAGTCTCACTTCAACATTTAATTATGATTtagaagaaaattatttgtcTTTTTCTACTAAAtcttatgtaaaaatttttaatattaataaaagagaAGAATTACTACATATCGAGTTGAGTGCTCAGCATTCCCTAGAGAGGGGTAATAGCAGTTCGGTTAAGAGCGAAGCAGTTAACTCTAACTTGATGCAATTGTATGGGGATGTTGTTGTAAGAAACAATAAGTTCGCTTCTAGCAACTGTTATTATAACGACGGAGGAGGGGTAGGAGTTTACTGTAAAGCAGATGGAGTTGCGCGAATCCATGCAGTTGAAGCAgaggaggaggaggaggaagaagaagaagaagaggaacAACAAGGACAGAAGCAGAAGTTCCAACAGAAACGGCAGCAACAACAGCAGAAGCCTCAAGGACGACAAGATGGGGGGCCCATTTGGGAGAAAATCGAAAAGGaacaaaagaattatatatgcGTTTATTTCAGTGCAAAGGacagtaatatatatatatcgaaAGGCAAAGGAATGATTTATGTATACAATAtaagggaaaataaaatgataaactGTTTTAATCTACGCtgtaaatgtattttttatttgttttattttactttaagtaaaaaagaatatttatatgtatatgactCGGAAAAATATTACTGTTTATATCtgataaatgaaaataatattatttataaaacgtTCACATTAAGTGCTTGGGTCTATCATATATTATGCGCTCGTaccaatattttattttccttaggAAATGAAaacgtatataatatagacctaaaaagatataaaactgcttttttcttaaaaccTATCTATTACAAGAATATGAATATTTGTGTATACCTCGTTAAGCACCCCCATCTACCTATCATAGcttttattaataagaaCCAGTTGTtcggttttttttttcaaccaCTTGATGTGAACGGAGTGGAAGCGGGAATGGAAGAAGTAAGGTACAAAAGGAATGAAACTGTTATAATACCCGCCATAAGGGAAAACCAAAATGTCATATCTTTATGCTGGTTTCTGAAGAGGAAGGAGCTTTTAGTAGCTGACAAACGTTGTATCAACTTTGAGGGGTATCATAACGATGAAATGTTGAATGTTCAAGGGGTTTGTGAGAATGGATATCATGAATCCACAGTTACATCAATAGTGTACAGTGAAGATTCATTACAAACGCGTGAAGAATGGGAGCagcaaaaaaggaaaagacgATGTGAAAGACGAAGTGAAACGGAAGCAATAATTacaagcaaaaaaaaatatgaacatgtgCATAACAAATATTACGATACATACCTTACTGTGTTAAATGAAAACGCTTTATACTTGTACAATATTGCAAATGCAGAACTAATACAGTTAAGCCATACGCATCACGATCTGTTAAATAGTACCATATTTCCTTTAAAAGGGAGGAAAAAATTTACTGCTTCAACAAAACTTAAtgatatgtattatatgttcattttttcgGAAAACAGTTTACTCATATTTGATGAAAACTTAAAATTCGCTAGTTGCAAGATAAAAATAGATGAacgcataaataaaatgtatatacaagaaaatatcatatttattcattccaATAGTTATGTTTACTTTTCCTTCCTGTGGCCAATAGTAATGTGTGCGTACTCAAAAGATATACTTACCTCGAACACATCTACTACTGAACCTATTCCAGAAACTCATTGTCACACAAAGAA AGTACTAAATGTATCAGGTACAAGCGAAAGTGTGGGTGCTAGTGCAAGTGCAAATGCGCGAAACAATGATGTAACAAATAAAAGAGCGGACGCATGGAGAGaggatgataaaaaaaaggataagatgaatataaatttacaaatagaTTCTCAATTAATTGCACAGTTTCATAACTTCTACATCTTcgataacataaataaagtTG GAAGTAACAGTGGAAGTAAAAGCAGCAATAGCAGTAGTAGAggttga
- a CDS encoding phenylalanine--tRNA ligase, giving the protein MLFFFLLLRLITLFLLTKRSKAYSSGSGSSSSSNKKPCKHVSKIVLTKLNNKYRIKEDIINYNRFKYVYNIKNHPIHVVTESLVNFLKTRMPFCLVYNKCPLYDSNLCFKDILIKDKNDTTSLKNNFYFSSSYLYIPQATSLFPYIYELLNGVGIYQGEKKINIGEKKDKKKHNCNNEEYACSVKMYDEDANFVGKLKNEKNLNKEKNTKGVNLSFGESALYNDVEKGYDKNLNESELYNKSSSTNQVPYTHLDDLNNKSINYFHNEKDNFVIVSNVFRKDNIDKLHFPFFTQMDVYIKIKNELIDKRKQLVYFLSDMLSNIFGHTYKWRIKKDTFDFTKYSLQAEIFYNNKWIEILGSGILRKKIIFQKIRKYDIHDYLAVGLGLDRIAMILFDINRIRNLYLYISNTERNSISQKGTSNLETEEHALGKGELEKDQLGKERLGKNSNRIKTTQLYDGKLYNSSYVKDNKFSIETMSEAKNGQGVIRGAEHNILNNSPKKEGIKLKDELNKSFKRNTRMNEKKRNEDFLYFINLYNIKNEERHLSFYASSQWNSQMFIKSIYNFKNIKNINFLKNILLLDKFFNSNCNRMSYTYKFVYAAGANIKVCTA; this is encoded by the coding sequence atgcttttttttttccttctgcTACGCTTGATAACACTATTTCTTTTGACGAAACGTAGCAAGGCATATAGCAGTGGCAGTGgcagtagcagtagcagtaaTAAGAAGCCGTGTAAACATGTAAGCAAAATTGTGCTCACTAAACTTAATAACAAGTACCGCATTAAAGAGGATATAATAAACTATAATAGGTTTAAATATGtgtacaatataaaaaatcatcCAATACATGTAGTAACTGAGAGTTTagtaaactttttaaaaacgaGGATGCCTTTCTGCCTAGTATACAATAAATGTCCACTCTATGACAGTAATTTATGTTTCAaagatattttaataaaagataaaaatgatacGACAtcattgaaaaataatttttacttttcaagTAGTTATTTGTACATCCCCCAGGCAACCTCTTTATTTCCTTATATCTATGAGCTATTAAATGGGGTTGGGATATATCAAGGTGAGAAGAAAATCAATATAggtgaaaaaaaggataaaaaaaaacataattgtAACAATGAGGAATATGCATGTTCGGTTAAAATGTATGATGAGGATGCAAACTTTGTTGGgaaattgaaaaatgaaaaaaatcttaataaagagaaaaatacaaaaggAGTAAATCTCAGTTTTGGAGAGAGTGCTTTATATAATGATGTGGAAAAAggatatgataaaaatttaaatgagaGCGAGCTTTACAATAAGAGCAGTAGCACGAACCAAGTGCCCTACACTCACTTAGACGATCTTAATAATAAgagtataaattattttcacaaTGAAAAAGACAATTTTGTTATAGTATCGAACGTTTTTCGAAAAGATAATATTGATAAACTAcactttcctttttttacacaaatggatgtatatattaaaataaaaaacgaaCTAATCGACAAAAGAAAACAACTTGTTTATTTCTTATCTGACATgttatcaaatatatttggacatacatataaatggaGAATCAAAAAAGATACTTTtgattttacaaaatattcgTTGCAAgctgaaattttttataacaacAAATGGATAGAAATTTTAGGTAGTggaatattaagaaaaaaaataatttttcaaaaaattagaaaatatgatataCATGATTATTTAGCTGTAGGATTAGGCTTAGACAGAATTGCTATGATTTTATTTGATATCAACAGGATTCGAAatctttatttgtatatttctaATACAGAGAGAAATAGCATATCACAGAAGGGAACATCAAACCTAGAAACAGAAGAGCATGCACTAGGAAAAGGCGAACTAGAAAAAGACCAACTTGGAAAAGAACGACTAGGAAAAAACAGCAATAGGATAAAAACCACCCAGTTGTATGATGGCAAACTGTATAACAGTTCATATGTGAAAGACAACAAGTTTAGTATTGAAACAATGAGTGAAGCGAAAAATGGGCAAGGAGTAATTAGAGGAGCAGAACATAACATTTTGAACAATTCTCCAAAAAAAGAAGGCATAAAGTTAAAGGATGAGTTAAACAAAAGTTTTAAGAGAAACACACGcatgaatgaaaaaaaaagaaatgaagattttttatattttattaatttatataatataaaaaacgaaGAACGACACTTGTCCTTCTATGCAAGCTCTCAGTGGAACAGCCAgatgtttataaaaagtatttataactttaaaaacataaaaaacatcaactttttgaaaaatatccTTCTCTTAGATAAGTTTTTTAACAGTAATTGCAACAGAATGAGCTACACCTACAAGTTCGTTTATGCCGCTGGGGCCAACATAAAGGTGTGCACTGCATAA
- a CDS encoding 60 kDa chaperonin: MRTSSCVFLIIFFLLFLRYGGGIKKKRGINKKNGAFLNKGLKYINSKIISRRKENYVKMKMTENKVKGKDIIYGNECRNELLKGILTVSDVVKLTLGPRGRNVLLEKEYGSPLIINDGVTIAKNISLKDRKKNNGVKLMQESTNISNDKAGDGTSSTALMTATITKKGIEQVNNNHNPIPIQRGIQLASKMIIEKIKTLSTPIKTYKDILNIATIASNNDIHMGQIIANAYDKLGKNAAIILDDNADINDKLEFTEGYNFDRGIINPYLLYNENKDYIEYSNVSTLITDQNIDNIQSILPILEIFAKNKQPLCIIADDFSNEVLQTLIINKLKGAIKVVPIRAPSFGDRRKDYLKDLCIVTNSKYISADVGLDLNNLHNNMSSFDNNYLSLLGNANTLIVKKDRTSLITKEEYKEKIDERIKVLKKEYDETTSKYDKEKLNERIAALSGGIAKILIGGNTETEQKERKFKYEDATNAVKSAIDIGYVPGGGVTYLEIIKSNFLNEIHKKIEEVQSVGTQEEKKYLDLVGNLESEIELQKMGANIVVSSLDVITKQIADNAGVNGDNVVKIILNSKDKYGFGYDVNTNKFVNMVENGIIDSTNVIISVIKNSCSIASMVLTTECMMVDSEKKNNKGILDSTINSPNYLPKQRRKGYKNKLEDEDEDEDDLDDDEEDDDDEEDDDEEDDDEEDGDEEEEEDDGYNYDE; the protein is encoded by the exons ATGCGAACTAGCAGCTGCGTTTTTttgatcattttttttttgctctttttgAGGTACGGGGGTGGaattaagaaaaagagagggataaataaaaaaaatggagcttttttaaataaggggctaaaatatattaacagtaAAATCATAAgtagaagaaaagaaaactATGTAAAGATGAAAATGACAGAGAATAAAGTAAAAGGAAAAGACATAATATATGGTAATGAATGCCGtaatgaattattaaaagGAATATTAACAGTGTCAGATGTAGTAAAGTTGACCTTAGGACCTAGAGGTAGAAATGTGTTattagaaaaagaatatgGTAGcccattaataataaatgatggTGTAACAatagcaaaaaatattagtttaaaagatcgaaaaaaaaataatggtgTAAAATTAATGCAGGAAAgtacaaatatatcaaaTGATAAAGCAGGTGATGGTACAAGTTCTACAGCTTTAATGACAGCAACAATAACtaaaaaaggaatagaacaagtaaataataatcataatcCTATACCAATACAAAGAGGTATACAATTAGCTTCCAAGAtgataatagaaaaaattaaaacgttATCAACACctattaaaacatataaagaTATACTCAACATAGCAACTATTGCAAGTAATAACGATATACATATGGGACAAATAATAGCTAATGCATATGACAAATTAGGTAAAAATGCTGCCATAATTTTAGATGATAATGCTGatattaatgataaattaGAATTCACAGAAGGCTATAATTTTGATAGGGGTATTATAAATCcttatcttttatataatgaaaataaagacTATATTGAATACAGTAATGTTTCAACGCTAATAACGGATCAAAATATTGACAACATACAGTCTATACTACCTATTTTAGAAATTTTTGCCAAGAACAAACAACCACTCTGTATCATTGCCGATGATTTTAGCAATGAAGTCCTTCAGACTCTCATCATTAACAAGCTCAAGGGAGCCATCAAAGTG GTCCCTATAAGAGCCCCTTCATTTGGTGATAGAAGAAAGGACTACTTAAAAGATTTGTGTATTGTAACAAATAGCAAGTACATAAGTGCAGATGTTGGTCTGGACTTGAAcaatttacataataatatgagcagttttgataataattatttaagtCTACTGGGTAATGCAAATAcattaatagtaaaaaaggaTAGGACTAGTTTAATTACaaaagaagaatataaagaaaaaatagatgaaagaataaaagttttaaaaaaagagtacGATGAAACAACttcaaaatatgataaagaaaaattaaatgaacgTATAGCTGCATTGTCAGGTGGTATAGCTAAAATTCTAATTGGTGGAAATACAGAAACAGAacagaaagaaagaaaatttaaatatgagGATGCAACAAATGCTGTGAAAAGTGCAATAGATATTGGTTATGTTCCTGGGGGAGGAGTGACCTACttagaaataattaaatcaaactttttaaatgaaatacataaaaaaattgaagaagtTCAATCAGTTGGGACTCAAGAAGAGAAAAAGTATCTAGACTTAGTAGGTAATCTAGAATCAGAAAtagaattacaaaaaatgggAGCTAATATTGTTGTAAGCAGTTTAGATGTCATTACTAAACAAATAGCTGATAATGCTGGTGTGAATGGAGATAACGTggttaaaataattttgaactCAAAGGATAAATATGGTTTCGGGTATGATGTAAATACCaataaatttgtaaatatggTTGAAAATGGTATTATCGACAGTACAAATGTTATTATCagtgttattaaaaatagttGTAGTATAGCTAGTATGGTCTTAACAACTGAGTGTATGATGGTAgatagtgaaaaaaaaaataataaaggaatATTAGATTCAACTATTAATTCACCTAATTATTTACCTAAACAAAGAAGAAAAGgatacaaaaataaactCGAAGATGAAGATGAGGATGAAGATGACTTAGACGACGATGAAGAGGATGATGACGATGAGGAAGACGATGATGAAGAAGATGACGATGAGGAGGATGGAGACgaggaagaggaagaagacgATGGCTACAACTACGACGAGTGA
- a CDS encoding dihydrolipoyl dehydrogenase: MDVLPVGVITMDVLPVRVLPVDALPMGVLPVDVLPVDVLPVDVLPVDVLPVGVLTMDLTISQYLYSNMNGVINKTKIYFFPFRRNFSTKMDYDVIVIGGGPGGYVCSIRCGQNKLKVLNVNEDKKLGGTCLNRGCIPSKSLLHIAHNYYEAKTRFKESGILIDNIKLDIDSIHKHKNKCMGNLSDGISFLYKKNNVHHIIGHGSIIDENTVLVKTEREEKKVTAERIVIATGSKPIEIPLKKLDDNNVNDIDNVKDILTYDHEVLQTSDDILNFKNIPKTMSIIGGGVIGLEIGSVFSKLGTDVTIFEYNNRLCGFLDADVSKVLQKTLEKIKMKFLFSTSIIGGHLKNNHAILYAKNDKTNEIKKVKSDIVLVCVGRKANFENLNLEILQIQLNEKNKIPVDEYFNVISHPTIKAIGDAIDGPMLAHKAEEEGYILANMLFNELKQNKKKKSHINYNLVPSVIYTHPEVATVGYNEEKCKKLNFNFKSVNFPFAANSRARTIDDYDGLIKLHVEKETNRILGSQIIGNNASDLILPISIYVGNNGSSKSLSKIIYAHPTFSEVIKEVALQSFDKAIHM; the protein is encoded by the exons ATGGATGTATTACCTGTGGGTGTGATAACTATGGATGTACTACCTGTGAGAGTATTACCTGTGGATGCATTACCTATGGGTGTATTGCCTGTGGATGTATTACCTGTGGATGTATTACCTGTGGATGTATTACCTGTGGATGTATTACCTGTGGGTGTGTTAACTATGGAT CTGACTATTTCCCAATACCTATATTCAAATATGAATGGAGTTATAAACAAGacgaaaatatattttttcccatttcgTAGGAACTTTTCAACGAAGATGGA TTATGACGTGATAGTCATAGGGGGAGGTCCTGGCGGCTACGTTTGCAGCATTCGATGTGGTCAGAATAAACTGAAAGTGCTGAATGTAAATGAGGATAAGAAATTAGGAGGAACTTGTTTAAATAGGGGTTGTATTCCTTCAAAATCTTTACTGCATATTGCACATAACTATTATGAAGCAAAAACACGATTTAAAGAAAGTGGAATATTaatagataatataaaattagatATCGACAGTATTCAtaagcataaaaataaatgtatggGAAATTTGTCAGATGGcatttcctttttgtataaaaagaACAATGTACATCATATTATAGGGCATGGTAGTATTATTGATGAAAATACAGTTTTAGTAAAAACAGAGAGAGAGGAAAAAAAGGTTACAGCAGAACGTATAGTTATAGCTACAGGATCAAAGCCAATTGAAATtcctttgaaaaaattagatgataataatgtaaatgatATTGATAATGTAAAggatatattaacatatgaCCATGAGGTATTACAAACATCAGATGATATActcaattttaaaaatattcccaAAACGATGTCAATTATTGGAGGTGGTGTTATAGGATTAGAAATAGGTTCAGTCTTTTCAAAACTTGGTACGGATGTTActatatttgaatataataataggtTATGTGGTTTTCTTGATGCAGATGTTAGTAAAGTTTTACAGAAAacattagaaaaaataaaaatgaaatttctttttagtACGTCTATAATAGGTggtcatttaaaaaataatcatgCCATTTTATATGCAAAGAATgataaaacaaatgaaataaaaaaggtcaAATCTGATATTGTTCTTGTATGTGTTGGTAGAAAAGcgaattttgaaaatttaaatttagaaattttacaaattcagttaaatgaaaagaacaaaataccagtagatgaatattttaatgtaatatCACATCCGACTATTAAAGCAATTGGAGATGCTATAGATGGTCCTATGCTTGCACATAAAGCGGAAGAAGAAGGATATATACTAGCtaatatgttatttaatgaattaaaacaaaataaaaaaaaaaaatctcatataaattataacttAGTACCGagtgttatatatacacacccAGAAGTAGCTACTGTTGGatataatgaagaaaaatgtaagaaATTAAATTTCAATTTCAAGTCAGTTAACTTTCCATTCGCAGCAAATAGTAGAGCAAGAACTATAGATGATTACGATGGTCTAATTAAACTACATgtagaaaaagaaacaaatagGATTTTGGGTTCACAAATTATTGGTAATAATGCCAGCGATTTGATTTTACCAATTTCCATATATGTAGGTAATAACGGGTCATCCAAGAGTTTGagcaaaattatttatgctCATCCCACATTCTCGGAGGTCATTAAGGAGGTCGCGTTACAGTCTTTTGACAAAGCGATACATATGTGA
- a CDS encoding cytochrome b5 produces MAVKILKVIDDRDLQKLQNESKCCIIVNGLVFDVTSFYEHPGGYDLFKEYEGKDATAAFNEIGHSVNAKKLMKNYLIGIMKNSDRYKNKINTRMVEDKVEYIEYSAQDEEEGEETAAIKPELDQTKDKVADAEKVNYPMVSLIILLFSIAYYYLFLKG; encoded by the exons ATGGctgttaaaatattaaaagtaattGATGATAGGGACCTACAAAAGCTACAAAACGAATCGAAGTGCTGTATAATAGTGAACGGTTTGGTGTTTGACGTCACTTCGTTTTATGAACATCCAGGCGGGTATGACCTTTTTAAAGAGTACGAAG GAAAAGACGCAACAGCAGCTTTCAACGAAATAGGACATTCTgttaatgcaaaaaaattgATGAAGAACTATTTAATtggaataatgaaaaattctgatagatacaaaaataagataaatacAAGAATGGTAGAAGACAAAGTAGAATATATCGAATATTCTGCGCAAGATGAAGAAGAGGGTGAGGAAACTGCAGCAATTAAGCCTGAGCTGGATCAAACGAAAGATAAa GTTGCCGATgcagaaaaagtaaattatcCCATGGTTTCCCTCATTATCCTTCTCTTCAGCAttgcttattattatttgtttttaaaggGGTAA